One window from the genome of Hymenobacter sp. YIM 151858-1 encodes:
- a CDS encoding BfmA/BtgA family mobilization protein, with protein sequence MSTALRKRVTLDSIAYRKADAAAAEVGASLGTYTSAAVEYFATRGLDPRATEAREGQLIMQQIKKLGDRVFGFMQEQERTLLTAMLEEMLRTRITLERVLRMNEILVSNLNTQLETLSEAQLQRQQQALQLLRQRNEEAVERQVKEALLTASKQGPGKHEAPVERKVNPGQSGEEGATSSELKAG encoded by the coding sequence ATGAGTACAGCGCTTCGCAAACGGGTTACCCTCGACAGCATTGCCTACCGCAAAGCCGACGCAGCTGCCGCGGAAGTCGGCGCCAGCCTGGGGACCTACACCAGTGCGGCCGTGGAGTACTTTGCCACCCGAGGGCTCGACCCCCGGGCCACGGAAGCACGCGAAGGGCAGCTCATCATGCAGCAGATAAAAAAGCTGGGTGACCGGGTCTTCGGCTTCATGCAGGAGCAGGAGCGCACGCTGCTCACGGCCATGCTGGAAGAAATGCTGCGTACCCGCATCACGCTGGAGCGGGTGCTGCGCATGAACGAAATCCTGGTGAGCAACCTGAACACGCAGCTGGAAACGCTCAGCGAAGCACAGCTGCAGCGGCAGCAGCAGGCACTCCAATTGCTGCGCCAGCGCAACGAAGAAGCGGTAGAAAGGCAGGTAAAAGAAGCGCTGCTGACCGCCAGCAAACAGGGCCCGGGAAAGCACGAGGCGCCAGTGGAAAGAAAAGTAAATCCGGGGCAATCGGGAGAAGAAGGAGCTACTTCCAGCGAACTTAAAGCAGGTTAA
- a CDS encoding DUF5712 family protein, with translation MYVKLINPKTHGKAAYTNTGSCAQTLNYLQHEAVGEGQEATFFNADSDELGAAQLLQRIDSNVKGLRATEAKFYSLVLSPSEQELAHIGNDPDKLKAYTRQVMGQYAQNFRLPGGRQLDSQNLVWGAILHQDRTHRGTDPEVVAGTAKAGAKRAGLQTHVHIIVSARDREQKLTLNPGGRRQRFDLMRWQAAAGRQFEQQFGYEAQAHEKLRPQAARPRDPAYDAGRLDKIAGRVATINQLVPREQRLAPDQVQAIAQARQFDKTFYRMLRRVEERARDGRPIDNALQLLRTGREQAPAPQRQAVTALHAVQHLVRNAQATRDERTEQVAEKPGRRSAELDIEM, from the coding sequence ATGTACGTCAAACTTATCAACCCCAAAACGCACGGCAAAGCGGCGTATACCAATACCGGCAGCTGCGCGCAAACACTGAATTATCTGCAGCACGAAGCGGTAGGGGAGGGGCAGGAAGCAACGTTTTTTAACGCCGACTCGGACGAGCTCGGCGCCGCGCAGCTGCTGCAACGCATCGACTCCAACGTGAAAGGACTGCGGGCCACGGAGGCCAAATTTTACTCGCTGGTGCTGAGTCCCAGCGAGCAGGAGCTGGCCCACATCGGCAACGACCCCGACAAGCTCAAGGCGTACACCCGGCAGGTCATGGGCCAGTACGCGCAGAACTTCCGGCTGCCCGGTGGCCGGCAGCTGGATAGCCAAAACCTGGTATGGGGCGCCATCCTCCACCAGGACCGCACCCACCGGGGAACGGACCCCGAGGTAGTGGCGGGCACTGCCAAGGCCGGCGCCAAGCGCGCGGGCCTGCAGACGCACGTGCACATCATCGTCAGCGCCCGCGACCGGGAGCAAAAGCTGACCCTCAACCCCGGCGGGCGCCGGCAGCGGTTTGACCTGATGCGCTGGCAAGCGGCGGCCGGCCGGCAGTTTGAGCAGCAGTTCGGCTACGAAGCCCAGGCGCACGAGAAGCTGCGGCCCCAGGCAGCCCGGCCACGCGACCCGGCCTACGATGCCGGCCGGCTGGATAAGATTGCCGGGCGCGTGGCCACCATCAACCAGTTGGTGCCCCGGGAGCAGCGCCTGGCGCCGGACCAGGTGCAGGCCATTGCCCAGGCCCGGCAGTTTGACAAGACGTTTTACCGGATGCTGCGCCGGGTGGAGGAGCGTGCTCGCGACGGCCGGCCCATCGACAACGCCCTGCAGCTGCTGCGCACCGGGCGGGAACAGGCCCCGGCCCCGCAGCGCCAGGCGGTGACGGCCCTGCACGCGGTCCAACACCTGGTGCGCAACGCCCAAGCTACCCGGGACGAGCGCACCGAGCAGGTAGCCGAGAAGCCCGGGCGCCGCAGCGCCGAGCTGGATATCGAGATGTAA